ATGACAGCAATTTTGGTATGTGCAAATCATGATAGGGACCAAATGATTAGAACTTGTAACATGGGCATAGAAGGTACCACTGAAGGCACTTTCCTGACTACTTTCACTTTTTCCATCCTCCATATCTTGTGCAAAAGCAACAAACAAAAAGATTACCATATTCATGAACATTAAATGAACTGTTTTCAACCATTTGTTTTTCTGGTTCAATTTactcatttacttatttttccTGCAATAATTTGCCTTCCATTGAGCTTTTAAATAGAGAGAGGATTACATCTGAAATTCTTTATAAGAACTAAAAGAAGCGATCTCtctatgtaaaatttataacacACGGATCAATTTACAAAATGCTTATTAGGCTTTGATAATTGGCAGGACTTAACATATTGTGGTGAGACCGCAATAGATATATTAACATGTTGTGTACATTCAACCACCtgaataatattatcaatggAATGAATTCGATCTcaataggaaaaaaaattattgtccaTGGTAATACCAATAATAATCTCTGCTTTTGCTAACCTGAAGTGGTGTGAGGGACTGATTTGTGAGGAATAAGTGCTTGTATGTTATTCGAAGATTTCTGAGCAGCAAGCCCTTCTAAACGTCTCCATGTGGCTTCACATCTTGCTTTAGTTTCATCCTCCTTCCTTTCTGCTTCTCGAAACTTATGTAAGCATTCATTGAACAACTCAGGATCAAGATCATCAAAAATCTTGCGGACATTTAAAGTCAAGCTACGTACAGCCTGGTTCCAGTGATTTCTAGCATTTTTCTCCAGAGCAGGGAAGATAATGGGCAGTATAACCTTGCGGTTTTGTATGATTAAGTTCTCAATATGATCATTGTTCCACAAGAACAATGCTCTCTCAGCCACCTGAAACAGCAAGCACCAACTAAATAGGTGATTTAGACATTATGAGTGAAAAAGGATGGCTCATCTCATCAAGTCAATAATACAGTGAGTTCAACTGCAAAACCgggaatttttcttttcaatgaAACAAATTTCCAGAAGAAACCTAAGGCTTTAGTCTGATACAGATTTAAGCAAACAGATCTCAAGTCAATCTGAATGgtatcaaattcaaaagaatttattatcaTGTCCATTACCCTACTGATTTGCAGCTTGAAAGGTGAAGATAACTTATGCATAAAGAGCAATTAAAGCCTATTTGGCTCGTTTTAGTACAGAACCGAACATCATCAAGATTTCTGTTCCAGTATCAGATTTTAGATAATCACACATACTTTTTAAACTTTAtgctcaaatttaattttcaccTAAATCAATGAGTTGAGAATTCTAGTAAAATATGTGGATTTCTTTTAAACTTAACAACTAGCTGGATACCAGTCAAAGATTtgctttcaatttatatttcagAAGCAGCCAAAGGTGGAATTCTAGTTTTAAGGACATCCAAGGAAAGACGACATACTAGACATCTTCTGAAATAACTCATATTCTCACTTATACATCTTTCACAAGCGATGCTTGAAATTTCCATTGTGAATCCGTACAACATGGGTACTTTCTTTTTGGGATGTATGCAGGGAATGACCATCTTAACCGACCCCCACGCCTCTTTCTCTTCCACTGGCCCATATAACATAATCCAAACTTGATCATGAAACTGTTGTTACTATTAGCAACGCCATAATCCATCCATTTACAATTGGCTACAACAGCATTAAATGCACGCTCActtagaaagaagaaaaagaaaaagaaaattggatctgaataagaaaatgaagaagaaaatgttgTCATAGTTCTTCCAAATTATGTACATATGTAGCACCACAATCGAGTCAATAGTCCAACGAACAAATAACAGAATTCGTGATCCCTTGACAttgattattctaaaataaagcAGAAGAGTGTCCAGTGAGgagcaatttttctttttctctatctaGGTTCCTAAGCAGAAATTCTCACAGGATAACGTCAAACTCATAAACCAAAAAGATCTTGTTATCCAGAGAGTCAATATCAACAAATCCTAGCTTGGTCATGTAACACATTTTCTCTGAGCTTTTTAGCATGAGATCAAAATCTACAAAACCCTGTTCACTTACGTGATACagcttttgctttttctttttgcctaTAGAAGAATAGAAACATTAACAAGATTCAGATTTGAATTACTCTAATACCCTTCAAAAATTTGTTACTTTCACATAAGCCTAAATTAACCCTCGTATGTGATAATCAAGCTATCAACTACCACTTGACTTAATGGCAACATATATTGACCATATCAAAATTTCTCAGCGAAATACACATTTTTATTTGTGATCTTCATTTGCTGTTTATGATGGGAAGACAGAAGGCAACTTCATGTTTAGACAGAAGGCAACTTCAtgttttttgtcttttttttttccatgtCTTTCGGAGAACTCAATGGACATTAATCACATACAGGAAATTCCACACAACTATAGACACACAAaaccaaataagaaagaaaggagagaCGATAACTGCAACAATAAAAGCTTTCAGAATCTGATTGGAGAGAACCCTTCGCAATTGAAAATTAAGATGGTAAAAGCAATATTCGGTGACATGAATGTTCAAGATTAAGCATGTTTCACATGAGAAGTTCATTTAGCATACAATTAGTTGTTTAAAACATGTTTTGGAAGAAGAAAATTTGTAGCACAAAACCTAAATCAGTAAAAGAAACGAAACATTTGGATTACCTGAAAGTGTGAACTGTTCAAACACCGAGCAAGTTTCTGAAACAGGGGCACCATACAACGTTGAAATTCTGGTGGCTGAGTCGCTTCCAAAACTTCCTCCAGCTCATTTAGGAACATGACTTCCTTTGAACTATTAGTGAGAGGCCAGTATTTTAACAGACCCCTTATTACAGTATCGGCAAGCTTGCAGTCTTTCTCCACAAACTGCGTAATGCAGTATGACAGTGGCTGATGGTACATAGCCAAACATCTTGGCTTATGCAGAGGAATTAAAGCACGAACAAGAAACATTTTGTGTTCCTCTTTCAGAGGCAGAGCAAACCCATTAATAATGCTACCCAAAATCTCTAAAAATTCAGCAATCCCGTTATGCTTCTCTGTCTCAAAAATAAACTGGTAGAAAATGTTATTGATAGCTTTTCTGATAAATGGACGATGCACCATGAATTTTCCGTAGATGCGGTGAAGTATCGTTTTCAAGTACCCCCTTTCCCTGGGATCTTCGGAGTCAAATAAATCCAGTAATTTGAGAATGAAAAATTGATCGATAAATCTTTTAGCTGGTTTTACATCTGTCTCAGATGATGCCACAAACCTCAGGAAAAGCTCGTACACAAGCTGCAAATGCGGCCATGCAGGATCCATAGAAggctcctcctcctccaaaTCAACACcatctataattttattctcaCGTGGTTGAGGAGTCAGAATCCTAAATAAATTTGTAGAAACCATTTTTATTACTTCTTGCATAACAGTTTCGGAAAATTTTGCATTTGCAGAAGTTACATAATCAACCAGCTCTAACAATGTCTGTCGCTTgatctccttttctttgaGGTTCTTTGTAGGATCGGTGAAGTCAAATACAAAACAACAAAGATTCAGCTTTCTTATAAACAAGTTCTGCTTCTCAGAATTAGGAACATCCCTAAATCCAGGCAATCCTTCAAATGAAGAAAACCCCACAATTCCATTCAGCTTTGAATTTACACACTGCTGAATCTTGTTTCCACTGATTTGTCCTGCAGCTGCAGCAGAATTATTGGCAGTTACAGATGTGGTGTTTAACTTGCCTGACTTACTATCCCCTAAAGCACTGCTTTTTGAACCAGTAGAAGCATTTGACTTCGTGACAGGATTTCCATTTCGACCAGAATCACGATTTTCAGTCGATTTAGACGACTTTTTTGGAAGCTTACTGAGTATCTTGTTTAACATAATTtacataaacaaacaaaattccACCTCAAACAACCACAACACtgattttaaaagatttcACTATCCAATCCAATGAAAATCATGACTCATCAAAAAGTACCAAATTCCAACTTTCCCATGTCCATGAAATCCACTTGAAGAGAAGTGCTAGCAAATAATTTACGCTTTCCACCCAAACAAGGATCTCAATGAATCTCTCTACTTCTAAGCACAAAGCAAACTCATCCACAAAGTCAAAAGCAAACCCACTTCTCTATCCACACAGCAAGGCAATCCCCAATTTCGCCAATCTCAGTCAAACCAAAACACAAAGGTAACTTTCAAAACCGCTGCAAGCCCTTCCTCACTCttcaccaaaaaaaaaaaaaagaggaaccCAACATCAAAATCACAACTTTTTGACAGGAATTGGAAAATCCAGAAGTTAAAGTCTCCCCGATAACAAGATCAGCAAGAaacttttatctatttatcaATCACCATGTTCCTTTTATCTATCAGGTGCTCTTAGTTTAAAACAGCAATCATCAGCCAATGCTCTGGAATAAAACTTAAGGATAACAATTAATCAACagattaaaagataaaagcaCATGCAAGTAAACAAAAAAGTTGTACggaatatgaaaaagaaaaacgtaGGTCATATAAGGAAGGCATTGTTCACGGTGAGCATGTACTTACAGAGtcaaaaattcaaaacttttgttcttgtttttctCGTTGGTGTTTGTTGACTGAGAAAGTTGttatctttcttcttcttcttctt
The sequence above is drawn from the Ricinus communis isolate WT05 ecotype wild-type chromosome 7, ASM1957865v1, whole genome shotgun sequence genome and encodes:
- the LOC8278433 gene encoding serine/threonine protein phosphatase 2A 57 kDa regulatory subunit B' theta isoform — encoded protein: MLNKILSKLPKKSSKSTENRDSGRNGNPVTKSNASTGSKSSALGDSKSGKLNTTSVTANNSAAAAGQISGNKIQQCVNSKLNGIVGFSSFEGLPGFRDVPNSEKQNLFIRKLNLCCFVFDFTDPTKNLKEKEIKRQTLLELVDYVTSANAKFSETVMQEVIKMVSTNLFRILTPQPRENKIIDGVDLEEEEPSMDPAWPHLQLVYELFLRFVASSETDVKPAKRFIDQFFILKLLDLFDSEDPRERGYLKTILHRIYGKFMVHRPFIRKAINNIFYQFIFETEKHNGIAEFLEILGSIINGFALPLKEEHKMFLVRALIPLHKPRCLAMYHQPLSYCITQFVEKDCKLADTVIRGLLKYWPLTNSSKEVMFLNELEEVLEATQPPEFQRCMVPLFQKLARCLNSSHFQVAERALFLWNNDHIENLIIQNRKVILPIIFPALEKNARNHWNQAVRSLTLNVRKIFDDLDPELFNECLHKFREAERKEDETKARCEATWRRLEGLAAQKSSNNIQALIPHKSVPHTTSG